Part of the Paeniglutamicibacter sulfureus genome, CTGGGACGTGGTGGGGGAGTACCTCTTCGCGGCGCCGGTGATGGCCGGCCTGGGCCGGACCCTGATGCTCACCGCCATCTCCATGCTCATCGGCATCGGGCTGGGGATCGTGGTGGCGGTGTGCAGGCTCTCTGCGAATCCGATCCTGTCCACCGCGGCCTGGGCGTACTCGTGGTTCTTCCGCGGGACGCCACTAATGGTGCAACTGCTCTTCTGGTTCTTCCTGGCGGCCCTGATCCCGAACATCGGGCTCGGCATCCCGTTCGGACCGGAGCTGCTGAGTATCGACACCAACTCGGTGATTTCCCCGTTCACCGCAGCGCTCTTGGGCCTGAGCCTCAATGAGGGCGCGTACATGGGAGAGATCGTGCGCTCGGGCATCCGCTCCATAGCCACGGGCCAGACCGAGGCGGCGAAGGCCATCGGGATGTCCAGGATGCAGACCATGCGCCGGGTGATCCTGCCGCAGGCCATGCGCGTGATCATCCCGCCGACCGGCAACGAGACCATCGGCATGCTCAAGTACACCTCCTTGGTCATCGTCATTGGGTACTCGGAGCTGTTGACCAGCGTGTCGATCATCTACTCGCGCAATTTCCAGACCATTCCGCTGCTCATCGTGGCGGCCATCTGGTACCTGGCGGTCACCGCGGTGCTTTCCGTGGGCCAGTACTTCATCGAACGCCACTTTGAACGGGGCTTCTCACCCATCAAGGGCAAGAAGCCCGCGGCGCCCGCTGCCTCGGCAACCGGCCCCGGCGCGGGACCAAAGGCAGCGCCAAGCATCGAGCCGGAATTGGAGCCAAGCAAATGAACGAACCAGTCCTGCGCGCCCACAATGTGCGCAAGTCCTTCGGCCACCTGGAAATCCTCAAGGGCATCACCCTTGAGGTGCAGGCCGGACAGGTCGCGTGCCTGCTGGGGCCATCCGGCTCGGGCAAGAGCACGTTCCTGAGGTGCATCAACCACCTGGAAAAAATCAGTGACGGGGAAATGTGGGTCCACGGGGAGCGCATTGGATACCGCCGTTCGGGGAACAAGTTGCACGAGCTGAAGGAAAACGAAACGGCCAGGCAACGTGCATCCGTCGGCATGGTCTTCCAGCAATTCAACCTGTTTCCGCACCGGACCGCCCTGGAGAACGTGATTGAGGGACCGACCATCGTGCAGCGCAAATCGCGCGCGAAGGCCATGGCCGAAGGCATGGAACTGCTGGACCGGGTGGGATTGGCAGACAAGTACCAGCACTACCCCGCGCAGCTCTCCGGGGGCCAGCAGCAAC contains:
- a CDS encoding amino acid ABC transporter ATP-binding protein; this encodes MNEPVLRAHNVRKSFGHLEILKGITLEVQAGQVACLLGPSGSGKSTFLRCINHLEKISDGEMWVHGERIGYRRSGNKLHELKENETARQRASVGMVFQQFNLFPHRTALENVIEGPTIVQRKSRAKAMAEGMELLDRVGLADKYQHYPAQLSGGQQQRVAIARALALKPKLMLFDEPTSALDPELVGEVLEVMTSLAASGMTMIVVTHEMGFAKEVGDVVHFMADGQLVESGSPRQVLEDPREPRTQAFLSKVLA
- a CDS encoding amino acid ABC transporter permease; amino-acid sequence: MTTRTPEPQENGLVIVPARYLGRWIAAVAVVGILLMLIYSMFANERFHWDVVGEYLFAAPVMAGLGRTLMLTAISMLIGIGLGIVVAVCRLSANPILSTAAWAYSWFFRGTPLMVQLLFWFFLAALIPNIGLGIPFGPELLSIDTNSVISPFTAALLGLSLNEGAYMGEIVRSGIRSIATGQTEAAKAIGMSRMQTMRRVILPQAMRVIIPPTGNETIGMLKYTSLVIVIGYSELLTSVSIIYSRNFQTIPLLIVAAIWYLAVTAVLSVGQYFIERHFERGFSPIKGKKPAAPAASATGPGAGPKAAPSIEPELEPSK